Proteins encoded within one genomic window of Haloplanus vescus:
- a CDS encoding NAD(P)/FAD-dependent oxidoreductase: protein MDDSSSVAVVGAGLAGLVAARHLAGAGADVTVFERRDDVGGRVRTRHRDGFTLDRGFQVLFTAYPAVRRELDLDALDLHSFSPGAVIARPGERSVLSDPLRDPFALTETLFNREVTTTDKLRTLALRQHVGSQTEAEIFDSPDAPIDEYLRDWGFSDDYIDNFVAPFYGGITLDRSLATSKRVFEYTFKAMSEGRVALPAEGMGAVPAQLAARAREAGATVRLNEAVAAVTPDDGRVTVESEARTGEYDAVVVATDPRTARRLTGVASIPTAARSAVTLSCATETPVDGKKIHLNVDGPRPNVVAPLSAVAPSYAPDDRHLLAATFLDGPDAPKPLDASDDDLFAATRDALDAWYPDRLFDDVEHLHTDRIEFAQFDQSPGVHDDLPDARDPAGAVYLAGDYTAWSSIQGAMRSGREAAEAVLDDAA from the coding sequence ATGGACGACTCATCATCGGTCGCCGTCGTCGGCGCGGGACTCGCCGGCCTCGTCGCAGCTCGCCACCTCGCCGGCGCGGGCGCCGACGTGACCGTCTTCGAGCGTCGCGACGACGTGGGCGGACGCGTCCGTACCCGCCACCGCGACGGCTTCACCCTCGACCGCGGGTTTCAGGTGCTCTTCACCGCCTATCCCGCCGTCAGGCGCGAACTCGACCTCGACGCGCTGGACCTGCACTCGTTCTCGCCCGGCGCGGTCATCGCCCGCCCCGGCGAGCGCTCGGTCCTCTCCGACCCCCTGCGCGACCCGTTCGCGCTCACCGAGACGCTGTTCAATCGCGAGGTGACGACCACCGACAAACTCCGGACGCTCGCGCTCCGCCAACACGTCGGCAGCCAGACCGAAGCGGAGATTTTCGACAGCCCGGACGCCCCCATCGACGAGTACCTCCGCGACTGGGGCTTCTCCGACGACTACATCGACAACTTCGTCGCTCCCTTCTACGGTGGCATCACGCTCGACCGCTCGCTCGCCACGTCGAAACGCGTCTTCGAGTACACGTTCAAGGCGATGAGCGAGGGCCGAGTCGCGCTCCCCGCAGAGGGGATGGGCGCCGTCCCGGCCCAGTTGGCCGCTCGTGCCCGCGAGGCCGGCGCGACAGTCCGCCTCAACGAGGCCGTCGCGGCGGTTACGCCCGACGACGGTCGGGTGACCGTCGAGAGCGAGGCGCGGACGGGCGAGTACGACGCCGTCGTCGTCGCCACCGACCCTCGGACGGCCCGCCGACTCACCGGCGTGGCGTCGATTCCGACCGCCGCTCGCTCCGCCGTCACGCTCTCCTGCGCCACCGAGACGCCCGTCGACGGCAAGAAAATCCACCTGAACGTCGACGGGCCGCGGCCGAACGTCGTCGCGCCCCTCTCCGCCGTCGCACCGTCGTACGCTCCCGACGACCGTCACCTCCTCGCCGCCACGTTCCTCGACGGCCCGGACGCACCGAAACCGCTCGATGCGAGCGACGACGACCTGTTCGCCGCGACGCGCGACGCCCTCGACGCGTGGTACCCCGACCGACTGTTCGACGACGTCGAACACCTCCACACCGACCGCATCGAGTTCGCGCAGTTCGACCAGTCGCCGGGCGTCCACGACGACTTGCCCGACGCCCGCGACCCGGCTGGCGCCGTCTACCTCGCCGGCGACTACACCGCGTGGTCGTCGATTCAGGGTGCGATGCGGAGCGGTCGCGAGGCCGCCGAGGCCGTCCTTGACGACGCGGCTTAA
- the surE gene encoding 5'/3'-nucleotidase SurE, whose translation MDDPHVLLTNDDGIDSVGFRALYDALSEFAEVTAVAPSGDQSAVGRAMSREVEVTDHDLGYAIHGTPADCTVVGLEALCPDVDMVVAGCNRGANLGAYVLGRSGTVSAAVEAAFFDVPAIAVSLYVPGSDGEWQHAADQIEDYRNATEATTYLVDHALDAGVFDQAEYLNVNAPIWSEGDDLAPLEITEPSTLYDMRADRDGERISLTDNVWARMRDGDLPDPQGTDRRAIVEGRVSVSPLTAPHTTQHHEALDALAETYRD comes from the coding sequence ATGGACGACCCACACGTTCTCCTGACGAACGACGACGGCATCGACTCCGTCGGCTTTCGCGCCCTCTACGACGCGCTGTCGGAGTTCGCGGAGGTGACCGCCGTCGCCCCGAGCGGCGACCAGAGTGCCGTCGGGCGGGCGATGTCCCGCGAGGTCGAAGTCACGGACCACGACCTCGGCTACGCCATCCACGGGACGCCGGCGGACTGCACGGTGGTCGGCCTCGAAGCGCTGTGTCCGGACGTGGACATGGTCGTCGCGGGCTGTAACCGCGGCGCCAACCTCGGAGCGTACGTCCTCGGGCGTTCCGGCACAGTCAGCGCCGCCGTCGAGGCGGCCTTCTTCGACGTGCCCGCCATCGCCGTCTCGCTGTACGTTCCCGGCAGCGACGGCGAGTGGCAACACGCCGCCGACCAAATCGAAGATTACCGGAACGCCACCGAGGCGACGACCTACCTCGTCGACCACGCCCTCGACGCCGGCGTGTTCGATCAGGCCGAATATCTGAACGTCAACGCCCCCATCTGGAGCGAGGGCGACGACCTCGCACCGCTGGAGATTACGGAGCCCTCGACGCTGTACGACATGCGAGCCGACCGCGACGGCGAGCGCATCAGCCTCACCGACAACGTCTGGGCGCGGATGCGCGACGGCGACCTCCCGGACCCCCAAGGGACCGACCGCCGGGCCATCGTCGAGGGCCGGGTCAGCGTCTCGCCGCTCACCGCCCCGCACACGACCCAGCACCACGAGGCGCTGGACGCCCTCGCGGAGACGTATCGGGACTGA
- a CDS encoding prephenate dehydrogenase/arogenate dehydrogenase family protein: MDMLVVGAGEMGRWVARTADRPVAVTDVDAAVAERTATALDGVRAVPADTAETFDIVCLAVPISVVEEAVSRYADNAERAMCDVSGVMRAPVAAMRAALPERERVSLHPLFAAANAPGNVAVVADAAGPATDALRADLRAAGNNPFETTVEEHDTAMETVQAGAHTAVLAYALAAADVREEFATPVSETLDDLVTTVTDGTPRVYREIQETFEGADRVADAARRVADAEGDAFDDLYREASE; this comes from the coding sequence ATGGATATGCTGGTGGTCGGCGCAGGCGAGATGGGCCGTTGGGTCGCCCGCACCGCCGACCGACCGGTCGCGGTCACCGACGTCGACGCGGCAGTCGCCGAGCGGACCGCAACGGCACTCGACGGCGTGCGGGCGGTGCCGGCGGACACGGCGGAGACGTTCGACATCGTCTGTCTCGCGGTGCCGATTTCGGTCGTCGAGGAGGCCGTCTCGCGCTACGCCGACAACGCCGAGCGAGCGATGTGTGACGTGTCGGGCGTGATGCGCGCGCCCGTCGCGGCGATGCGCGCAGCGCTGCCGGAGCGCGAACGCGTCTCGCTGCATCCGCTGTTCGCGGCAGCGAACGCCCCCGGCAACGTCGCCGTCGTCGCCGACGCCGCCGGGCCGGCGACGGACGCACTCCGGGCCGACCTGCGGGCCGCGGGCAACAACCCCTTCGAGACGACCGTCGAGGAACACGACACGGCGATGGAGACGGTGCAGGCGGGGGCTCACACCGCCGTACTGGCGTACGCTCTCGCCGCCGCGGACGTTCGCGAGGAGTTCGCGACGCCCGTCTCCGAGACGCTGGACGACCTCGTCACGACGGTGACCGACGGCACACCGCGGGTGTATCGGGAGATTCAGGAGACCTTTGAGGGCGCCGACCGGGTCGCCGACGCCGCCCGCCGCGTCGCCGACGCCGAGGGCGACGCGTTCGACGACCTGTATCGGGAGGCGAGCGAATGA
- a CDS encoding metal-dependent transcriptional regulator encodes MLSDAMEDYLKAIYRLQAEGGVPVATSAIADEVEKTAPTVTSMVQKLADRGLVEREKYKGVELTPEGETVALEVLRHHRLLEAYLTEHLDYSWTNVHDEADALEHHISEEFERRLAEALGDPEVDPHGDPIPCADLKPLEHDDTTPLSDHGAGERVVVSRVRDRDEEELAYLDEAGVRPGTDLEIVDVAPFGMVTVRIGDSEQSLPESVARTIRVRAVGAEDSDPEPAEVGDA; translated from the coding sequence ATGCTAAGCGACGCCATGGAGGACTATCTCAAGGCCATCTACCGGCTACAGGCGGAGGGAGGCGTGCCGGTAGCCACCTCGGCCATCGCCGACGAGGTGGAGAAGACGGCGCCGACGGTGACGAGCATGGTCCAGAAACTCGCCGACCGGGGGCTCGTCGAGCGAGAGAAGTACAAGGGCGTCGAACTCACGCCGGAGGGCGAGACGGTGGCGCTGGAGGTGCTCCGCCACCACCGACTCCTCGAGGCGTATCTCACCGAGCATCTGGACTACTCGTGGACGAACGTCCACGACGAGGCCGACGCGCTCGAACACCACATCTCCGAGGAGTTCGAGCGTCGGCTGGCGGAGGCGCTCGGCGACCCCGAAGTCGACCCTCACGGCGACCCGATACCCTGTGCGGACCTCAAGCCGCTGGAGCACGACGACACGACGCCCCTGAGCGACCACGGGGCGGGCGAGCGCGTCGTCGTCAGTCGCGTCCGTGACCGGGACGAGGAGGAACTCGCCTACCTCGACGAGGCAGGCGTCCGACCGGGGACCGACCTCGAAATCGTCGACGTGGCGCCGTTCGGGATGGTCACCGTTCGTATCGGTGACTCGGAGCAGAGCCTTCCCGAGTCGGTGGCGCGGACGATTCGCGTCCGCGCCGTCGGCGCCGAGGACAGCGACCCCGAACCCGCGGAGGTGGGTGACGCATGA
- a CDS encoding MFS transporter, whose protein sequence is MHWRYRYTVLGLCTLAFASTMLARLVISPVVPDVTAGFDVSTGAVGLALSGMWAAYALSQFPSGILGDRFGERRIILTAVGITGAASLALSFAPTFAVFAVLTVTLGAGAGLHYSVATSLLTKEFDDIGRAIGVHVAGGPLAGLIAPIAATAVAARYDWRAAIAVGAAVAIPVFGLFAWRIDPTPPERPDESMRDRMAVKPLVELLTRPQIAFTAAVSVLGAFSWQATASFLPAFLVGFRGLAETSAGLLFAAYFVVNGLVQPLTGLVSDKIGRDGAAAGAMGLGVVGYGLLVVGPRVALIPAIVCVAAAMTWGAPVQSRFFDVFEADERGAAFGLVRTAYMVLGATGSVAVGTLSDVAGWGAAYGLLVGVTGLAFALLVGNRVLGLGL, encoded by the coding sequence GTGCACTGGCGGTATCGGTACACGGTCCTCGGCCTCTGTACGCTCGCGTTCGCGTCCACGATGCTGGCGCGACTGGTCATCAGTCCAGTCGTCCCGGACGTGACGGCCGGCTTCGACGTGTCGACGGGGGCGGTCGGCCTCGCGCTCTCGGGGATGTGGGCCGCCTACGCGCTCTCGCAGTTTCCCTCGGGCATCCTCGGCGACCGCTTCGGCGAGCGACGAATCATCCTCACGGCGGTCGGAATCACCGGCGCGGCTAGCCTCGCCCTCTCCTTCGCGCCGACGTTCGCGGTGTTCGCCGTCCTGACCGTCACCCTCGGCGCGGGCGCGGGACTCCACTACAGCGTCGCCACCTCCCTGCTGACGAAGGAGTTCGACGACATCGGCCGCGCCATCGGCGTCCACGTCGCCGGCGGGCCGCTCGCGGGACTGATAGCGCCCATCGCCGCGACGGCGGTGGCGGCGCGCTACGACTGGCGGGCGGCCATTGCCGTCGGCGCCGCCGTCGCCATCCCCGTCTTCGGCCTGTTCGCGTGGCGAATCGATCCGACGCCGCCGGAGCGCCCCGACGAGTCGATGCGCGACCGCATGGCGGTCAAACCGCTCGTCGAGTTGCTCACCCGCCCCCAGATTGCGTTCACGGCGGCGGTGTCCGTCCTCGGCGCCTTCTCGTGGCAGGCGACGGCCTCGTTCCTCCCCGCCTTCCTCGTCGGCTTCCGCGGCCTGGCCGAGACGAGCGCCGGCCTCCTCTTCGCTGCCTACTTCGTCGTCAACGGTCTCGTCCAACCGTTGACCGGACTGGTGTCGGACAAGATTGGGCGGGACGGCGCCGCGGCGGGTGCGATGGGCCTCGGCGTCGTCGGCTACGGCCTCCTCGTGGTTGGACCGCGAGTCGCGTTGATCCCCGCCATCGTCTGTGTCGCCGCCGCGATGACGTGGGGCGCGCCCGTGCAGTCGCGCTTCTTCGACGTGTTCGAGGCCGACGAACGCGGCGCCGCGTTCGGCCTCGTCCGCACCGCGTACATGGTCCTCGGCGCGACGGGGAGCGTCGCCGTCGGGACGCTCTCCGACGTGGCGGGGTGGGGGGCGGCGTACGGCCTGCTCGTCGGCGTGACGGGACTTGCGTTCGCGCTCCTCGTCGGGAACCGCGTCCTCGGACTCGGCCTGTAG
- a CDS encoding M24 family metallopeptidase, with protein MQPDFSTLDATLGDHDGYLLDADGTDSTQRYLSGFDAPDPFVTCYTPEGTHLLVSGLEYGRANADARADTVDRLSAYDYRDRVQELGRETGRGAVVADFLAEHGVESVLVPGRFPLGTADGLRGSGVRVEVDESDAVAEIRAVKTDEEIEHVRRTQRANERAMAAAETLIDSASVVDGVLHHEGDSLTSEAVRREIELTLLESGCALDETIVACGADAADPHDRGSGPLRAGEPIVVDIFPRDKETRYHADMTRTFVRGEPSETVREWFELTDEARRAALDAVEPGVTGAAVHDAVCDVYEDAGLPTLRADPDAETGFIHSTGHGVGLDVHELPRIAPDGGELEPGNVVTIEPGLYDPDVGGVRIEDLVVVTEDGYENLTEYPVEL; from the coding sequence ATGCAGCCGGATTTCTCGACGCTCGATGCGACACTCGGCGACCACGACGGCTATCTCCTCGACGCCGACGGCACCGACTCCACGCAGCGCTACCTGTCTGGCTTCGACGCCCCCGACCCGTTCGTCACCTGCTACACGCCCGAGGGGACGCATCTCCTCGTCTCCGGATTGGAGTACGGCCGCGCGAACGCAGACGCCCGCGCCGACACCGTCGACCGACTGTCGGCCTACGACTACCGCGACCGGGTGCAAGAACTCGGGCGCGAGACCGGTCGGGGCGCCGTCGTCGCGGACTTCCTCGCCGAACACGGCGTCGAGTCCGTGCTCGTGCCGGGACGCTTCCCGCTCGGCACCGCCGACGGCCTCCGCGGGTCGGGCGTGCGTGTCGAAGTCGACGAATCCGACGCCGTCGCGGAGATTCGCGCCGTCAAGACCGACGAGGAAATCGAGCACGTGCGCCGCACACAGCGCGCGAACGAACGCGCGATGGCGGCGGCGGAGACGCTCATCGATTCGGCGAGCGTCGTCGACGGCGTCCTGCACCACGAGGGCGACTCGCTGACCAGCGAAGCGGTGCGACGGGAAATCGAACTCACGCTCCTCGAATCGGGGTGTGCGCTCGACGAGACTATCGTCGCCTGCGGCGCCGACGCCGCGGACCCCCACGACCGAGGGTCGGGACCCCTTCGTGCAGGTGAGCCAATCGTCGTCGACATCTTCCCCCGCGACAAGGAGACGCGGTATCACGCGGACATGACGCGGACGTTCGTGCGGGGGGAGCCCAGCGAGACAGTCCGGGAGTGGTTCGAGTTGACCGACGAGGCGCGGCGGGCCGCCCTCGACGCCGTCGAACCGGGCGTGACGGGCGCGGCAGTTCACGACGCGGTCTGTGACGTCTACGAGGACGCCGGGCTCCCGACGCTCCGGGCCGACCCGGATGCTGAGACGGGCTTCATCCACAGCACGGGCCACGGCGTCGGCCTCGATGTGCACGAACTCCCGCGCATCGCACCGGACGGGGGCGAGCTCGAACCGGGGAACGTCGTGACCATCGAACCGGGGCTGTACGACCCCGACGTGGGCGGTGTCCGCATCGAGGACCTCGTGGTCGTCACCGAAGACGGCTACGAGAATCTGACGGAGTACCCCGTCGAACTGTAG
- a CDS encoding pyridoxal-phosphate dependent enzyme has translation MHTSDAFVGLDCTATGDRYDPDHVGRSDAGAPLDPVYDLDAVSTLPTDPDSMWAYDALLPVPESQAVSAGEGATPLLDADGLAADLGVDGVLLKDEGRNPTGSVLDRGLSVAVTMARAHDADLLALAAPGDAGQSAAAYAGRIDADCYAYLPSRAPFPNKAMVNVHGADMRVIGGRFPDALDALESDLQREWYSLQEFTTPFRHDGAKTLAYEVAAARDWTAPDAAVVAVGTGETLAGVAQGFRDLVALGLTDRVPRCYAVQPEGCAPVVEAHDAGAEAVSAVEYPDTICGELEIPAPAGGALALDAVEETAGGAVAVSDDDILESAVALTQRLGTEVGAVGGAAAAGAWSLAERGDLTDDDTVLLLNADAGVKTADVLRSHLMGQGV, from the coding sequence ATGCACACCTCCGACGCGTTCGTCGGCCTCGACTGTACGGCGACCGGCGACCGATACGACCCGGACCACGTCGGGCGGAGCGACGCCGGCGCACCGCTCGACCCCGTCTACGACCTCGACGCCGTCTCGACGCTGCCGACCGACCCCGACTCGATGTGGGCGTACGACGCGCTCTTGCCCGTGCCCGAATCGCAGGCCGTCTCCGCGGGCGAGGGCGCGACGCCGCTTCTCGACGCCGACGGCCTCGCCGCCGACCTCGGCGTCGACGGCGTGTTGCTCAAAGACGAGGGCCGAAATCCGACCGGGAGCGTCCTCGACCGGGGGCTGTCGGTCGCGGTGACGATGGCGCGCGCCCACGACGCCGACCTGTTGGCGCTCGCGGCGCCGGGCGACGCGGGGCAGTCCGCGGCCGCCTACGCGGGCCGAATCGACGCTGACTGTTACGCCTACCTGCCCTCGCGAGCGCCCTTCCCGAACAAGGCGATGGTGAACGTCCACGGCGCGGACATGCGGGTGATCGGTGGGCGCTTCCCGGACGCGCTGGACGCCCTCGAATCCGACCTCCAGCGGGAGTGGTACTCGCTCCAAGAGTTCACGACGCCGTTCCGCCACGACGGGGCGAAGACGCTGGCGTACGAGGTGGCCGCGGCCCGCGACTGGACCGCGCCCGATGCCGCCGTCGTCGCCGTGGGCACGGGCGAGACGCTCGCCGGCGTCGCGCAGGGGTTCCGTGACCTCGTCGCCCTCGGCCTGACCGACCGGGTACCGCGGTGTTACGCCGTCCAACCGGAGGGGTGTGCGCCCGTCGTCGAAGCCCACGACGCCGGCGCGGAGGCCGTCTCGGCGGTGGAGTACCCCGACACCATCTGTGGCGAACTCGAAATCCCGGCCCCCGCGGGCGGGGCGCTGGCTCTCGACGCCGTCGAGGAGACGGCGGGCGGTGCCGTCGCCGTGAGCGACGACGACATCCTCGAGAGCGCCGTCGCACTCACCCAGCGACTCGGGACGGAAGTCGGCGCGGTGGGCGGCGCGGCGGCGGCGGGCGCGTGGTCGCTCGCGGAACGCGGCGACCTGACCGACGACGACACCGTACTCCTCCTCAACGCGGACGCAGGCGTCAAGACGGCCGACGTCCTCCGAAGTCACCTGATGGGACAGGGCGTCTAA
- a CDS encoding small ribosomal subunit Rsm22 family protein: protein MIDRDAVRSNAKYLRQVRPIDPDEISEYIEGTPHPAVVRRVLREEAYDLGLFERDDGTFVPVSEEPAPDPGWRPEQLPDRYANRVEDMLVERDGVNWHRDESGERLREVIRRLKEDYYHKNPVEYDREVALGYAIYHLPDYYAAAGYALDDLVEQSLLPRRLRVLDIGAGVGGPALGLHDYLPDDALVDYHAVEPSAAADVLDDLLDETRQNFRPTIHRERVEEFDFEDTYDLILCANVLSELDDPVAVVEDGLDALADDGTLLALAPADLETSTGLRSVERSVADRATVYAPTLRLWPGMEPSDRGWSFDECPQIEAPAVQRRLDDAGGEPGTFRNERVKFSHVHLRTDGTRRLDVRADPSRHARMADMEDHVTDRIDLLAVKLSRNLAEDGNPLYKIGDGSEQLEHYAVVTRESGLNRSLGEADYGAVCQFENVLALWNDDEGAYNLVVDAEAVVDIVG, encoded by the coding sequence ATGATCGACCGCGACGCCGTCCGGTCGAACGCCAAGTACCTGCGGCAGGTCCGCCCCATCGACCCCGACGAGATTTCGGAGTACATCGAGGGGACGCCCCACCCGGCGGTGGTCCGGCGCGTCCTCCGAGAGGAGGCGTACGACCTCGGCCTGTTCGAACGCGACGACGGCACGTTCGTCCCCGTCTCCGAGGAGCCAGCGCCCGACCCCGGCTGGCGCCCCGAGCAGTTGCCCGACCGCTACGCCAACCGAGTGGAGGACATGCTGGTCGAGCGCGACGGAGTCAACTGGCACCGCGACGAGTCGGGCGAGCGACTCCGTGAGGTGATTCGCCGGCTGAAGGAGGACTACTACCACAAGAATCCCGTCGAGTACGACCGCGAGGTAGCGCTCGGCTACGCCATCTATCACCTGCCGGACTACTACGCGGCCGCGGGCTACGCCCTCGACGACCTTGTCGAGCAGTCGCTGCTCCCCCGCCGCCTCCGCGTCCTCGACATCGGTGCGGGCGTCGGCGGCCCGGCGCTGGGCCTCCACGACTACCTGCCCGACGACGCCCTCGTGGACTACCACGCCGTCGAACCCAGCGCCGCCGCGGACGTGCTCGATGACTTGCTCGACGAGACGCGGCAGAACTTCCGCCCGACGATACACCGCGAGCGCGTTGAGGAGTTCGACTTCGAGGACACCTACGACCTGATTCTCTGTGCGAACGTGCTGAGCGAGCTCGACGACCCGGTCGCAGTGGTCGAGGACGGCCTCGACGCCCTCGCGGACGACGGCACCCTACTGGCGCTCGCCCCTGCTGACCTCGAAACCAGTACCGGCCTCCGGTCGGTGGAGCGGTCGGTGGCGGACCGAGCGACGGTGTACGCGCCGACGCTTCGCCTGTGGCCGGGGATGGAGCCGTCCGACCGCGGGTGGTCGTTCGACGAGTGCCCACAGATAGAAGCGCCCGCGGTCCAGCGCCGCCTTGACGACGCCGGCGGCGAACCCGGCACCTTCCGCAACGAGCGCGTGAAGTTCTCGCACGTCCACCTCCGGACGGACGGCACGCGGCGCCTTGACGTGCGCGCCGACCCGTCGCGTCACGCCCGGATGGCGGACATGGAAGACCACGTCACCGACCGCATCGACCTGCTCGCGGTGAAGCTCAGTCGCAACCTCGCCGAGGACGGGAACCCGCTCTACAAAATCGGCGACGGGAGCGAGCAACTCGAACACTACGCGGTGGTGACCCGAGAGTCGGGGCTGAATCGTTCGCTCGGCGAGGCCGACTACGGCGCCGTCTGCCAGTTCGAGAACGTCCTCGCGCTCTGGAACGACGACGAAGGGGCGTACAACCTCGTTGTCGACGCGGAGGCGGTCGTCGATATCGTCGGTTGA
- a CDS encoding LysE family translocator — MNPLPSLFAGAVFGLALAAPPGPMNAVIAEESVTNGWLAGVRAGLGAMTADAVFLIGSLLGVVAFVDRFPTVRAAMVGVGGLLMCYFAYGAALDALDEASLVPSGAADGTADRAATGFRKAFVLALTNPYQVLFWLTIGVGLLRPGTLDVLSYTPYVGADLAGLLVVRTGSPALIVGFFAGIGVWITGFPATLRAAQRRVAAFAPVVSGVSALVLAGFGVLFLVDAVRTLL, encoded by the coding sequence GTGAACCCCCTCCCGTCGCTCTTTGCCGGCGCGGTCTTCGGCCTCGCTCTCGCGGCGCCGCCGGGACCGATGAACGCCGTCATCGCAGAGGAATCGGTTACCAACGGCTGGCTGGCCGGCGTCCGGGCCGGCCTCGGTGCGATGACCGCCGACGCCGTCTTCCTCATCGGGTCGCTCCTCGGCGTCGTCGCCTTCGTGGACCGCTTTCCGACGGTCCGAGCGGCGATGGTCGGCGTTGGCGGCCTGCTGATGTGCTATTTCGCCTACGGAGCGGCGCTCGACGCCCTCGACGAGGCGTCGCTCGTCCCCAGCGGCGCCGCTGACGGCACCGCCGACCGGGCCGCGACCGGCTTCCGGAAAGCGTTCGTCCTCGCGCTCACCAACCCCTATCAAGTCCTGTTCTGGCTCACCATCGGCGTGGGCCTCCTGCGACCCGGCACCCTCGACGTGCTGTCGTACACGCCGTACGTGGGCGCCGACCTCGCCGGTCTGCTCGTCGTCCGCACCGGGAGCCCGGCGCTCATCGTCGGCTTCTTCGCCGGCATCGGCGTCTGGATAACGGGCTTCCCGGCGACGCTCCGGGCGGCCCAGCGCCGCGTCGCCGCCTTCGCACCGGTCGTCTCGGGCGTGAGTGCTCTCGTTCTCGCCGGGTTCGGCGTGCTCTTTCTCGTCGATGCCGTGCGGACGCTGCTCTGA
- a CDS encoding carbonic anhydrase, which yields MHQTVVDLLRGNAAHAEAFDARFDDVQEAQHPNAVTVCCADSRVLQDQMWDNDEPGELFTCSNIGNRVRQSTESGPVVTGDVLFPLQYFDTDVAVVVGHTGCGAVTAAYDDLTEGVDVSPGVRHCLDSLTPHLASALDRLPEGLDRAATVNHLVEYNVDRQIETLRQSDEVPDGVELVGCVYDFQDAYPGRRGEVYVVNVDGERRVDELRRRHLATDGRIYRFWEY from the coding sequence ATGCATCAGACGGTGGTCGACCTCCTGCGGGGAAACGCGGCCCACGCCGAGGCGTTCGACGCCCGCTTCGACGACGTGCAAGAGGCCCAGCATCCGAACGCCGTCACGGTGTGCTGTGCCGACTCCCGAGTCTTGCAGGACCAGATGTGGGACAACGACGAACCGGGCGAACTCTTCACCTGCAGCAACATCGGCAACCGCGTGCGCCAGTCGACGGAGTCGGGGCCCGTCGTCACCGGTGACGTGCTCTTTCCGCTCCAGTATTTCGACACGGACGTCGCCGTCGTCGTCGGACACACGGGGTGTGGCGCGGTCACGGCGGCGTACGACGACCTGACCGAGGGCGTGGACGTGTCGCCGGGCGTCCGGCACTGTCTCGATTCACTGACCCCACATCTCGCGTCGGCGCTCGACCGACTCCCCGAGGGGTTAGACCGCGCGGCGACGGTCAACCACCTCGTCGAGTACAACGTCGACCGACAGATAGAGACGCTCCGCCAGAGCGACGAGGTGCCCGACGGAGTGGAACTCGTCGGCTGTGTCTACGACTTTCAGGACGCGTACCCCGGGCGACGGGGTGAGGTGTACGTCGTCAACGTCGACGGAGAGCGACGCGTCGACGAACTTCGGCGTCGGCACTTGGCCACCGACGGGCGAATCTACCGGTTCTGGGAGTATTGA
- a CDS encoding TMEM165/GDT1 family protein, protein MTGWMEILTVAFVSQLVVLPGEKVQFIIAGLATRYNPLVVVSAASAAFAGWTVLEILFGQALQSALPPVVLDALTAGLFLLFAVLLYRSAPSSGDWDQVDPTATDGGITSLGSDFQPKVFGRELPEVFGGFFPIFAMMAAGEFGDKTQLVTIGLAAQYGAHPAIWAGEMLAIVPVSLANAYFSHRFAHRLNMRTVHFFSAGLFAFFATDTVLSIVTGFSVWETVIEVVSTAVLSLV, encoded by the coding sequence ATGACGGGGTGGATGGAGATTCTCACCGTCGCCTTCGTTTCGCAGCTCGTGGTGTTGCCGGGCGAGAAGGTGCAGTTCATCATCGCAGGGCTGGCGACGCGATACAATCCGCTCGTCGTCGTGAGCGCCGCGAGCGCCGCCTTTGCCGGGTGGACGGTGCTCGAAATCCTCTTCGGACAGGCGCTACAGAGCGCGCTCCCACCAGTCGTCCTCGACGCCCTGACCGCGGGCTTGTTTCTGCTCTTTGCCGTCCTCCTCTACCGCTCGGCGCCGTCGAGCGGCGACTGGGACCAGGTCGACCCGACGGCGACCGACGGCGGCATCACCTCGCTCGGCAGTGACTTCCAGCCGAAGGTGTTCGGCCGCGAACTCCCCGAGGTGTTCGGCGGCTTCTTCCCCATCTTCGCGATGATGGCCGCGGGCGAGTTCGGCGACAAGACCCAACTCGTCACCATCGGCCTCGCCGCCCAGTACGGCGCCCACCCGGCCATCTGGGCGGGCGAGATGCTCGCCATCGTCCCCGTGAGTCTCGCGAACGCCTACTTCAGCCACCGCTTCGCTCACCGCCTCAACATGCGAACGGTCCACTTCTTCTCGGCGGGCCTGTTCGCGTTCTTCGCGACCGACACCGTGTTGAGTATCGTCACCGGCTTCTCCGTCTGGGAGACGGTGATAGAGGTGGTGTCCACCGCCGTGCTGTCGCTGGTGTGA